Proteins encoded in a region of the Triticum dicoccoides isolate Atlit2015 ecotype Zavitan chromosome 3A, WEW_v2.0, whole genome shotgun sequence genome:
- the LOC119271874 gene encoding carotenoid cleavage dioxygenase 8 homolog B, chloroplastic-like, which produces MSSSLYTVAALSGRRATQQGGNKQRAVAQPLAAGAATEALPLISARRRRGGGADELVAWKSIRQERWEGVLEVEGNLPLWLDGTYLRNGPGLWDLGDYGFRHLFDGYAMLVRVSFRDGHAVGAHQQIESEAYKAACEHGKLCYREFSEVPKPDSFMSFFGQLVSLLSGSSLTDNSNTGVLRLGDGRVLCLTESVKGSIVVDPDTLDTVSKFEYQDKLGGLIHSAHPIVTDTDFWTLIPDLIRPGYVVARMDVGSNERQFVGRVDCRGGPAPGWVHSFPVTENYVVVPEMPLRYCMANLLRAEPTPLYKFQWYPDSGSYMHAMCKASGNIVASVEVPPFMTFHFINAYEEKDEEGRVTAIIADCCEHNANTSILDNLRLHNLRSFTGEDVLIDSRVGRFRIPLDGSPFGELEAALDPEEHGRGMDMCSINPARLGKEYRYTYACGAHRPCNFPNTLTKIDLVEKTAMNWYEEGAVPSEPYFVPRPGAVEEDDGVAISMVSAKDGSGYALVLDAKTFKEIARTNFPYGLPYGLHCCWVPRDNK; this is translated from the exons ATGTCATCTTCGCTCTACACGGTGGCCGCCCTCTCCGGCCGCCGGGCTACCCAGCAGGGAGGCAACAAGCAGCGGGCAGTGGCGCAGCCTCTCGCGGCTGGTGCCGCCACGGAGGCGCTGCCGCTCATCAGTGCTCGGCGGCGCCGTGGTGGTGGTGCTGACGAGCTCGTGGCGTGGAAGAGTATCCGGCAGGAGAGGTGGGAGGGCGTGCTGGAAGTGGAGGGAAACCTCCCTCTCTGGCTG GATGGCACGTACCTGAGGAACGGCCCGGGCCTATGGGACCTCGGGGACTATGGCTTCCGCCACCTATTCGACGGCTACGCGATGCTGGTGCGCGTCTCGTTCCGCGACGGACACGCCGTGGGCGCGCACCAGCAGATCGAGTCAGAGGCGTACAAGGCGGCGTGCGAGCACGGGAAGCTGTGCTACCGCGAGTTCTCGGAGGTGCCCAAGCCGGACAGCTTCATGTCCTTCTTCGGGCAGCTCGTGAGCCTCTTGTCGGGGTCCTCCCTCACGGACAACTCCAACACTGGTGTCCTAAGGCTCGGTGATGGCCGCGTGCTCTGCCTGACGGAGAGCGTCAAGGGCTCCATCGTCGTCGACCCAGACACGCTGGACACAGTGAGCAAATTCGAGTACCAAGACAAGCTGGGTGGCCTGATCCACTCGGCGCACCCCATCGTCACCGACACCGACTTCTGGACGCTGATTCCGGACCTGATCCGGCCAGGGTATGTGGTGGCAAGGATGGACGTCGGGAGCAACGAGAGGCAGTTCGTGGGGAGGGTGGACTGCCGCGGCGGTCCCGCGCCCGGGTGGGTGCACTCGTTCCCCGTCACCGAGAACTACGTGGTCGTGCCGGAGATGCCGCTGCGGTACTGCATGGCGAACCTCCTCCGCGCCGAGCCCACGCCTTTGTACAAGTTCCAATGGTACCCAGATTCCGGGAGCTACATGCACGCCATGTGCAAGGCTAGCGGCAACATC GTGGCGAGCGTGGAGGTGCCGCCCTTCATGACGTTCCACTTCATCAACGCATACGAGGAGAAGGACGAGGAGGGGCGCGTGACGGCGATCATCGCTGACTGCTGCGAGCACAACGCCAACACCTCCATCCTCGACAACCTCCGTCTCCACAATCTACGGAGCTTTACCGGTGAGGATGTCCTCATCGACTCCAG GGTGGGGCGGTTCAGGATCCCGCTGGACGGCAGCCCGTTCGGTGAGCTGGAGGCGGCGTTGGACCCGGAGGAGCACGGCCGAGGCATGGACATGTGCAGCATCAACCCGGCCCGCCTCGGCAAGGAGTACCGCTACACCTACGCCTGCGGCGCGCACCGGCCGTGCAACTTCCCCAACACGCTCACCAAGATCGACCTGGTGGAGAAGACGGCCATGAACTGGTACGAGGAGGGCGCCGTGCCGTCCGAGCCCTACTTCGTGCCCCGCCCCGGTGCCGTCGAGGAAGACGATG GCGTGGCCATATCCATGGTGAGCGCCAAGGACGGGTCTGGCTACGCGCTGGTGCTGGACGCCAAGACCTTCAAGGAGATCGCCCGGACCAACTTCCCCTACGGGCTGCCCTACGGCTTGCACTGCTGTTGGGTGCCCAGGGACAACAAGTAA